In the genome of Hyphomicrobium sp. ghe19, the window CGTAGAGCGCCGCAAGCTTGGCCGTGAGCGACAACATTTCGGAGCAGTAGTCGAGATAACGCACCAGTTCGAACGGAGACAGGCTGCGTTCCGGCGAGCTCGATGTGTGCACGGCCGCCAACATGCTCGGGTCTTTCGTCAGCTGGTGCATATCGATGACATGAATGATGGAGCGGAACTCGTGAAGCGCGAACAGCGCCTTCCGCTGTTTCCAGCGCGCTTCGAGCGATGAGACGAAGAACAGCGTCGCGCCCATCAGCACGACGATGTTAAAGCCGGAATCGATGCCCTGCAGCGTGCCGAAGAGATCGTCGTTAGCCTTTGTACCGCCTAAGATGAGCTGCGCGACCACGATCAGGAGGGCAACGCCTGCCGTGATCGCGAGCCAGATGATGAAGCGCAGGAAGAAGTGCGGCCGATTGATCTCCTGCGCCGCTATTGCCGTCTCCTTGGCGAGTGCGAGCAGGTCGCGACAGACGTTCGCGAGGCCTGCGCCCGGAAAACGCTCATCGATACGCCGAGCAAGTTGATCGAGGCTCGCCCTGATGAGCGCCGGATCAAGCGTTCGGAATTTCGACGCCTTTTTCACCTGCTTCCACTCTATCCCTGAGCTTCCACTTAGTCCCTGAGAAGCTCGTTGATGCTTGTCTTGCTCCGCGTCTTCTCATCGACGCGCTTGACGATCACGGCGCAGTAGAGGTTTGGACCCGGTTCCCCGTTCGGGAGAGGCTTGCCCGGCATCGTACCCGATACGATGACGGAATAGGGAGGCACCTTGCCGAACATTTTTTCGCCCGTGGCGCGATCGATGATCGTCGTCGAAGCGCCAATGTAGACGCCCATCGAGAGGACAGAGCCTTCGCCGACCTGGACGCCTTCGGCAACCTCGGCGCGGGCGCCGATGAAGCAGTTATCCTCGATGACGACCGGTCCGGCCTGGAGGGGTTCGAGCACGCCGCCGATGCCGGCGCCGCCGGAAATGTGGCAGTTTTTCCCGATCTGAGCGCAGCTTCCGACCGTCGCCCAGGTATCGACCATCGTGCCGCTGCCGACATAGGCACCGAGGTTGACGAACGAGGGGAGCAAAACGGCGCCCGGTGCGATGTAAGCGGAACGGCGCACGATGGCGCCGGGCAGCACGCGGAAGCCGCCCTTGCGGAAGTCTGCTTCGGTCCAGCCGGCGAATTTCGGGGGCACCTTATCCCAGTAGAAGCTGCCTGCCGGGCCGCCGGGGATCATTTCCATGTCATTGAGACGGAACGACAAAAGGACCGCCTTTTTCAGCCACTGATTGACGACCCAGGTGCCATCCGTCTTCTCGGCGACGCGTGCCTCGCCTTTGTCGAGAAGATCGAGCGCGGTTTCGACGGCGTCGCGGACGGCGCCTTTCGTGTCGAACGAAATGCCGTCGCGAGCTTCCCACGCCGTTTCGATTGTTTTCTTGAGGTCGTCGTGGGCCATGGGAAAGCGTCTCCGATGCTGTGCGGCTTGGTGTTTGAGAGGCGCTTGTCGCCTCTCGGGCGCGGGGTGTCAATTCGGAGCACTGGGCCGATTGGTGTGTCTCGGCATCCTCCGTCAGGTTAAGCGTATAATCGGGATGAAAACAGGTGCCAGTCGTCATTACACGGTGAATTCGAATCGGGCATGGTGCATGCTCTCCCGACCGCACTTCCGCGGCCCCGGAACAAGGAAGCGACGTCCATGGCGAAATCGGAAGTCACCAGCAAGAAGGTTTCCTCGGCAGCCTCGATGGTGCTGAGGAGCAAAACGGCGACCAAGGCTGAGAAGTCGGTCGCGGCTTCGGCACTTACGCAGACCGGCAGCCCAAAGGAAACGACGAGCAAGAAGGTCGCGTCGGCCGCGTCGAAAATCCTGCATGATCCGAAGGCCAGCAAGGCTGCCAAGTCAGTTGCGGCTTCGGCGCTGACACAGAAGACGAAGAAGAAATAATTCGCAGTCCGTTCGTTCGGGGCGTCTCAGCTGCTCGAGGTGGTCAGTTCGTCGCCGCCTCGATTGGCTTTTGGATGCTCGGCTCTTCACTTGACAACGTCTGAGTGTGTATATATATACACACGAATTATGAGCGGCATGCATATTGAGCGAAACAGCCGAAAGATATTGGCGCGGCTCAAGCAGGACGGCTGGCTCTTGGTCAGCATCGAAGGCTCACATCATAAGCTTCGACATGCCGACACCGGCAAGACAGTTATAGTGCCGCATCCAAGGCGGGATTTGCCAACCGGAACGGCCCGGGCAATCGCGAAGCATGTCGGGTGGTTGTAGGAGTTGGGTATGAACACATATTTCGCAATTGTACATAAGGACCCCGATAGTTCGTTCGGTATTAGCTTTCCGGATCTTCCAGGATGCTTTTCCGCGGCAGACTCGGAAGATGACCTGCTCGTGCAGGCCCAGCTTGCATTGACTCTTTTTGCCAGTGACCAGGATGAGCTTCCCAAGTCACGGTCGGTATCGGATCTTCTTGAGGATCCCTCGATCAAGACTGATGTCGCTAACGGTGCATTTTTCATTGCTATTCCATTGATCAATGCGAGTCGGAAGGCTCGGTATAACCTTATGCTAGATACAGATTTGGTCGCAGGGATCGACAGGACCGCTCGAGCCGTAGGCATGAATCGCTCAGAGTTTGTTTCCGAGGCGATTGCCGTTCGTCTTGGTGAGCAGGTAGGTGCGGTCGTCAGCCGGAAGGTCGGCATGCAGACAAAATCGGAAGTCACCAGCAAGAAGGTTTCCTCGGCAGCCTCGATGGTGCTGAGGAGCAAAACTGCGACCAAGGCTGAGAAGTCGGTCGCGGCTTCGGCACTCACGCAGACCGGCAGCCCAAAGGAAACGACGAGCAAGAAGGTCGCGTCGGCCGCGTCGAAAATCCTGCATGATCCGAAGGCCAGCAAGGCTGCCAAGTCGGTTGCGGCTTCGGCGCTGACACAGAAGACGAAGAAGAAATAATTCGCCGTCCGTTCGTTCGTCCTTTCAGGGCGCCGAACGTCTATTCATTTTTGATTAGCTGCTCGAGGTGGTCAGTTCGTCGCCGCCTCGATAAGCTTTTTGGCGTCGTCGGAATCCCATTTTGCGGGGCCTGCCAGCCGTCCGACTTCCAATCCATCCTTGTTGATGAGGATCGTGGTCGGCATTCCCAGAAGCTTCAGCGCCATGCCCTGCTTGGCGCTCGGATCGACATAGAGCGTGAGATTATCGACCTTCATGTCGGTAAGGAACTTGCGCGAGGCGTCATAGCCCTTGCGGTCGAGGCTCAGCGCCACGACTTCGAACTTGTCGCCGCCGAGTTCTTTCTGCAGACGGTCGAGCGCGGGCATCTCTTCGCGGCAGGGCTCGCACCACGTTGCCCAGAGATTGAGAAGGATGGTCTTGCCCTTCAGGCTCGACAGCTTGACGTCCTTGCCGTCGGCATCCTGAAAGGTGATGTCTGGGAGGGGCTCGGGCGTCTTCTTCGTGACGAATGCCGCCATTTCTCCGAGCTTGGAGGACGATCCGGCCGACGGTTCGGCCTTGGGCGGCGATAAATCCTGGGCGGCGGTGACGGATTTTTCAGGTCCGGCGTTGCCCAACCCGCCTCCGATAACGTATACGGCGCCGAACCCGACCAACGCCGACAGCGCCACAGTCCAAAGGGCTTTCTGCGGGCCTCCCGCGCCGTTCGCTGTCATGTTTGGTAACCTTGTTCTCTTCTCTGATACGGAGCCGCTCGTGACCGACAAGCCAGCCAACACCATGTGGGGTGGCCGTTTCGCAATGTCTCCTGCCGAGATCATGCAGGAGATAAATGCCTCGATCGGCTTCGACAAGCAGCTAGCGCCCCAAGACATTCGCGGCTCGAAGGCGCATGCCGCGATGCTGGCGGAGGCCGGCATCATCACCAAATCCGATGCCCGCGAGATTGCAAAAGGCCTCGACAAGATCAAGGCGGAGATCGACGCGGGAACGTTCGAATTCTCGCGCGCGCTCGAAGACGTGCACATGAACGTCGAAAACCGGCTGAAAGAGCTGATCGGCCCGGCGGCGGGGCGGCTTCATACCGCGCGGTCGCGGAACGATCAGGTGGCGACCGATTTCCGGCTTTTCGTGCGCGACGCCATCGACGGGATCGATGAAGCTCTCGCAAACGTGCAGCAGGCGCTCGCTGAGAAGGCCGAGGCGCACGCCGCCACCGTCATGCCGGGTTTCACGCATCTACAACCTGCGCAACCCGTGACCTTTGGTCATCATCTTCTGGCGTACGTCGAAATGATCGCGCGCGACCGGGGCCGGTTCGCGGATGCGCGGAAGCGTCTCAATGAATCTCCGCTCGGCTCAGCGGCGCTCGCCGGAACGTCGTTCCCGATCGACCGGGAGCAGACGGCGCAGGCGCTCGGCTTCGACAGGCCGATGGCGAACTCGCTGGACGGCGTTTCGGATCGCGATTTCGCGCTCGAGGCTCTGGCCGCGGCGACCATCACGGCGGTGCATTTCTCGCGCCTCGCCGAAGAGATCGTCATCTGGATGACGCCGCAGTTCGGCTTCGTGAAGCTGTCGGATCGTTTCACGACCGGCTCGTCGATCATGCCGCAGAAGCGCAATCCGGATGCCGCAGAGCTGGCGCGCGCCAAGGTCGGGCGCATCGCGGCGGCCTTCCAGGGCCTCGTCATCGTGATGAAGGGGCTGCCGCTCGCCTATTCGAAGGACATGCAGGAGGACAAGGAGACGACATTCGACGCGTTCTCCAGCCTGCGTCTCGTCATGGCGGCGATGGCGGGCATGATTGCGGATCTCGAGCCCAATGCCGAGGCTATGCGAGCTGCCGCCGGTCGCGGGTACTCGACGGCGACCGATCTTGCCGATTGGCTCGTCCGGGAGCTCAAAATGCCGTTCCGCGACGCCCATCATGTGACGGGGACGATCGTCAAGGCGGCGGAAGCGAAGGGCGTCGATCTCGATCAATTGAGCCTAACGGACATGCAGGCCGTCGAGCCGCGCATCACGAAAGCCGTATTTTCGGTGCTTTCTGTGGAGAACTCGGTCAAGAGCCGGACGAGTTATGGGGGAACCGCGCCACAGAACGTCGCCAAAATGGCTCGTCAGTGGCTGAGGCGGTTGGAAAAGGCACGAGGGAAGGTCTAAAACTCTTTCTCTCAGCGCCTGCCATTCGAGCGGGCTGAACGGTTTTGGAGTGTTTTTGGCATGGCCGTGCTCTCACGCAGCACGAAATCCTGGGTCGCGGTGGCGCTGGTCGGCGCGGCTTGCGCCGGTTTTGCAGGCTGCGGTGTTAAAGGGCCTCTGGAGCCACCACCTGCCGCCAAGGCGGCCGGTGACGCGAAATTGCCCGATGCGCATGCCGCCGGCGAGAATTCGGATGCTCCGCCGAAGCCCCATGAATCGTTCATTCTCGACCCGCTGCTACGCTAGCCGGTTCGCTCGGCCGGTTTTTTGAAGTCTCCTCGTCTTTTCCGGTGACGCGGGTCTTTCTCATCCGCTAGAAGCGCTTCCCATGCATCACTTTCAGTATAAGTCCGGCATCCTTCATGCCGAGGACGTGAGCCTCGCACGCATCGCGGCGGAGGTCGGGACGCCCTTCTATTGCTATTCGACCGCGACGCTCGTGCGCCATTACGAGGTTCTGGCGCGGGCGTTCAAAGGGCAGGACGCGCTCATTTGCTTTGCCGTCAAGGCGAACTCCAATCAGGCGGTACTGACGACGATGGCCCGTCGCGGCGCCGGCATGGACGTCGTCTCGGAAGGCGAACTCCGGCGTGCTCGTGCGGCGGGGGTTCCGGCATCGAAGATCATTTTTGCCGGCGTCGGCAAGACGCGCGGTGAGATGGCCTATGCGCTCGAAGAAGGCATTCACGGCTTCAACGTCGAGAGCGAGCCCGAGCTTCATGCGCTGAGCGACGTCGCGACGGCGATCGGCCGGACCGCTTCCATCGCCATTCGCGTCAATCCCGACGTCGATGCCAAAACGCACGCGAAAATCTCGACGGGCAAAGCCGAAAACAAGTTCGGCGTACCCTATGAGGATGCGCGGCGTCTCTATGCGGAAGCCGCCAAGCTTCCCGGCATCAAGATCTCGGGCATCCATATGCACATCGGCAGCCAGATCACGGATCTTGCGCCGTTTCGCGATGCGTTTCGCCTGCTGGCGGATCTCGCGCGCGATCTCAAAGCCGACGGCATCGCGCTCGAGCATCTCGATATCGGCGGGGGGCTCGGCATCCCGTACCGGGGTGCGAACGACATTCCACCCACACCCGATGAATACGCCGCGGTCGTCAAGGATGCGCTCGGCGGTCTCGGCCTCAAGCTCGTTCTCGAGCCCGGCCGCATGATCGTCGGCAATGCAGGCGTTCTCGTCACGCAGGTCGTCTACGTGAAGGAAGGGACCGACAAGACGTTCACGATCGTCGACGCGGCGATGAACGACTTGATCCGGCCGACGCTTTACGAAGCCTATCACGATGTCTGGCCCGTCAACGAAGCGTGCTCGGACATGTCGCCGATGCAGCAGGATATCGTCGGGCCGGTCTGCGAGACGGGCGATTTTCTGGCGGAAGACAGGGCGTTGCCTCCCGTCGCGCCGACGGATCTGCTCGCCGTCATGTCGGCGGGCGCGTATGGGGCGGTGATGTCGTCGACCTACAACAGCCGCTTGCTCCTCCCGGAAGTGCTGGTTGATGGCGACCGCTATGCCGTCGTCCGGCCGCGCCCGACCTACGACGACTTGATCGGGGCCGATCATCTGCCGCCGTGGCTTTTATCAGAAGGCTGACAGGTTCCCTCGCCCTCTCGTGGGGAGAGGGACAACGACGATATTGTCATCCTCGGGCTTGTCCCGAGGAGCCATCCATCCACACCTCGGTCGCGTCACGATGGATCCTCGGCATGAAGCCGAGGATGACATCTTGGGAGGGGCAGGTTCGCCGTTAACGTCATCCCGGCGGAGGCCGGGATCCAGGTGAGGTTTGGCGCGCACCGGAGTTGGGGGCCGCTCTGGCGGTGAAGCCCGTCGTGACCGGTTCTGCTCAGACTTGTCTGGGTGCCGGCCTCCGTCGGCATGACGGAGCGTGTTGTTGCTTGCGCCGTCGCCAGATCGGCGACGCGAGAAACTGCTCGGCCTATGTGATTTCCTCGGCTAACGAAAACCTCCGCAATGGCGGGGGTGTAACGGCTCAATCGTAAGGCTGAGAGGCTCTAGTCGGCGCCCATTTCCATCTCGGCGAGATGCGCCTCAGCTTCCTCGATTGCTTCCTTGATCTGAGGATGAGCGTCGGCGATGTACTGAGCACGCAAGCTCGCGAGATGCTCCTCCCATTCCTCGCGGGGCGCGAAGACGGAGGGCGGGTCGATGAAATAATAACTGGAGTTTGTGGGCGACAATGTGCTTCACCGCGTTTTCTGCTTCCCTCACCGTTTGTCATCCCGTCGGAGCGCAGCGAAGAGCCGGGATCCAGAACCGCAATCAAGTTAGTCCCGGGACTCGCAAGGATGCTCTCCTGGGATGACAATATTGTTCGGCGGCTTGCCCACGCAATCAAAAATGGGCCGTAGAAAAGCCCGATAGGCGGGTCATTCGGCCCCTCAGGGTTGCATTTTGTTAACGTGCGGGGTCAGGGGCCCGTGATAGTTTAGGCGCGCATGGTAGAGCCTCAGAACAGGGATCCCGGTCCCGATATTTCGCGATCCTTGGCGCGCAAGGTCCGTCTCAGCACGGTCGCGCTGTTTTTCGAGCGACTTTGGCCGCGGCTCTGGCTGCTGATCGGCGTGGCGCTCGTGTTCGTCATGCTGTCGTTCGTCGGCCTGTGGCCTTACCTCGACCCGCTCCCTCATAAAATTTTGCTGGTCGCCTTCGCGGTCGCCGCCGTCGCGGCTGTCGTTTACGCGGTTCGCATTCCCTGGCCGACGCGGGAAGACGCCATCCGGCGGATCGAGCGCCGCTCCAACGTGCCGCACCGTCCCGCGACGTCCTACGAGGACACGCTGACGTCCGGGGCCCAGAACGCCACCACGTCTGCGATTTGGCAGGCGCATCGAGAACGTCTGGCGCGGGCGATTTCGCGTCTCCGGGTCGGGCGTCCAGCGCCCAGAACCGATCGTTTCGATCCCTGGGCCGTCCGCGGGCTTTTGCTCGTCATGTTCGTGCCGATAGCAGTTCTGGCGACGGGAAGCCTCAGTGATCGCTTAGCTGCCGCTTTCCGTTTCGGTACCGGCGAGTCCGGACCGCCGGCGCGTGTCGATGCCTGGGTCACGCCGCCGCCCTATACGGCGCTGCCGCCGGTGCTGCTGGCCGATGGCTCGCAGCAAAATGCCGACGACGCCAAGGACAAGATCAAATTCTTTGAGGTGCCCGATCGCAGCCTGCTGACGCTTCGGGGCGTCGGGTTCGGCACGGATGGGGTCTCGCTCGAAGTCTTGACCGATGGCGCAACTGCGCCGGTCATCGTGCCTCCCGAAAAATCGAAGAAGGGCGATACTTCGAGCGTCTCGGAGACGCGCTACGAGATCCGCAAGTCGGCACGCATTCGCGCCCTTTCGGGAACGCGGGAGCTTGGGCTTTGGACGTTCGACGTCATTCCCGACGCGCTGCCGAAGATCGCGTTGACGAAGGAGATCACCGGCACGCCACGCGGATCGATGCGCGTTTTCTACAAGGCGGAAGACGACTACGGCCTCCAGAGCGCCGAAGTCAAAGTGCGCAAGGCGCCGCCGAAGCCCGTGGACGCTGCAAAGTCGTGGGCGCAGCCGCCGCCGCTCACGGGACCGCGGTTGCCGCTCGAGCGTCCGCCGGTTCTCAGCCTTAAAATTCCGCGCCCGGGCGCAAAGACGGTCGATACGTCGGCGCTTCTCGACATCGGCGAGCATCCGTGGGCCGGTCAGCGCGTTCAACTCTGGCTCGAGGCAACGGATGTCGGCGGGCAAGTCGGGCGCAGTGAGCCGATCGAAATCGTGCTGCCGTCCCGCCGCTTCAAAAATCCGCTGGCCAGGGCTTTGGTCGAACAGCGGCGGTACCTTGCCGAGGACTCGCGCAACCGGCCGAAGGTCGTGCGGGCGCTCGATGCGCTGACCATGGAGCCGCAGGGCTTCATCACCGACGACGGTGTCTATCTTGGTCTCAGGGCGATCTATCATCGCCTCGACCGGCAGGAGACGCGCGCCGTGCTGAACGAGTCCATCGCTGAGCTTTGGCAGATCGCGCTCAAGGTCGAGGATGGGGCGCTGTCACAGGCGGAGCGCGCGCTCAAGGATGCGCAGGATCGTCTGTCGGACGCCATCGAGAAGGGCGACGACAAGGAAATCCAAGATGCGATGGCGGATCTGAAGAAACGCCTCAACGACTATCTCAACGAAATGCAGAAGAACGCGGAGAAGGAGAATCCTTCCGGCGATCAGCAGCAGGGCGATCAGAACCAAGAACTTGGCCAGCAAGACCTCGACCAGATGATGAAAGATCTGGAGAAGAGCGCGCGGGAAGGCTCGCGCGACGATGCCGAGAAGATGCTTTCCGAGTTGCGTGAGTTGATGGATCGCCTGCAGGCGAGCAATTCGCCCGAGGCGCGTGCCCAGCAGCAGCGCGCTCAGCAGATGATGAAGAAGCTCAACGAGCTGAGCGACCTCACCGGCAAGCAACAGCAGCTGATGGACGATACGTACGGTCAGCAGCGCCGTCAGGAAGGACAAGGCGGCTCGCAGGATGATCCGAACGGTCAGGGCTCACCGAAGACTGGTAAAGGCAAGCAGGGTCAGCAAGGCCAGGGTCGCCAGCAGGGCGGCCAGGGCGACATGGATGCCGATCAGGAGGGTGGCGGTCAGCAGGGCGAAGGCCAGCAGGGTTCGCAGGGCAAGTCCGCCGGACGGCAACAGCACGGAAAGGGCAGCCTGCAGGATCGTCAGGCGCAGCTTCGCAACGAACTCGACAAGCTGAAAAAAGATCTCGAGGAAATGGGTGCGGGCGATCCCGACAAGCTCGGCAATGCGCAGGACGCGATGGGCCGGGCCGAGGATGCGCTGAAGCAAGGCGATCTTGGCGAAGCTGCCGATCAGCAGGGGCAGGCGCTCGAGCAGATGCGCCAAAGCGCTCAGCAGATGGCCGAGCAGATGCAGAAGAATGCGCAGCAGCGTTTGGGCCGCGGCGGCAACTCTCCTCGCGATCCGATGGGCCGGCCGCAACGCGCGCAGGGGCCCGATCTTGGCACGTCCGTGAAGGTGCCCGACGCGATCGATGCCCAGCGGGCGCGCGAAATCCTAGAAGAGCTCAGAAAGCGTTCGGGTGAGAGCCTCAGGCCGCAGGACGAACTCGAATACATCGACCGGCTGCTGAAGCGGTTTTAGCGTCTTTCTAATGACCGGGTAACAGCAGTCACCGGCTCGCGTCGCGCCGAGCTTCAGTCTTCGGAGGGACCTCTAATGCGGCAAGGCAATCATTACAATCGACGCGCCGTTCTTGGAGGTTTCGCACTGGCGCTATCGTCGCTGACGACTGGCGTCTCGGCTCAGTCAGCCCCCACCCTCAAGGTCTTCAAAGACCCCAACTGCCGATGCTGCAGCGCCTGGGTTGAGCATTTGCGCAGTCATGGGTTTGAGACGATCGTATCCGAGATATCGGAAATGAAGGCCTTGAAAGCGCGCTTTGGCGTGCCGGCCGCGCTCTCGTCCTGCCACACAGCAGAGCTTTCGGGATATGTGATTGAGGGGCATGTGCCGGTCCACGCTATCCAACGGCTGCTGGCCGAGAAACCCGAGGCCATTGGACTCGCCGTTCCCGGAATGCCCGCTGGCTCACCGGGCATGGGGGGCGAGCCAGAACCCTATGAGGTGATGATCTTTACGAAAGATGGGCAGCGGTCGTTTGGCCGTTACAAAACTGATCGCCCCATCTCATAGAAGCGACAGTCAGCTACTGACCAACGCAAGAGACGAGCCGAGCGCAACGGGGGCTCATCTTCCAAGAGCTCCGCAAACGTTCGGGTGATCGATCAGGTTGCCGCTGTGAGATTCACGCGCCGCGAAAGAGCCTCTGCGCTCTCTTTGCGCTCGCTGTAACGATCAACGAGATAATCAGACCTGCCTCGAGTCAGAAGTGTAAATTTCACGAGTTCTTCCATGACGTCGACAACGCGATCATAGAACGCGGAAGGCTTCATTCGGCCGGTTTCATCGAATTCCTGAAACGCCTTTGCGACGGATGATTGATTGGGGATCGTAATCATCCGCATCCAGCGGCCCAATACGCGCATTTGATTGACGGCGTTGAACGACTGCGAGCCGCCGCTCACCTGCATAACTGCGAGCGTCTTGCCTTGTGTCGGCCTCACCGCGCCGGATGACAACGGTATCCAGTCGATCTGCGCTTTCATGATCCCGCTCATCGCGCCATGCCGCTCCGGCGAGGACCAGACTTGTCCTTCGGACCATGCGGCGAGTTCGCGAAGCTCGTGCACTTTATCGTGCGTCTCTGGCGCACTGTCAGGAAGCGGCAGCCCGTCGGAATGAAAAATGCGCGTTTCCGCGCCGAAGGCCTGCAACAAGCGCTCTGCTTCCAGCGCCAGAAAACGGCTGTATGACCGTTCGCGCACCGATCCGTAAAGAAGCAGTATGCGCGGTTTGTGAGCGACGGATTTCGGTGATTCAAGCTCGCCGTGTGACGGTCGCCGGAAGCAGGCGGCATCGACGTTTGGAAGATTGGATAGGTAATCGGTCATCGGGTTCTAGACTTCGCCTTTCCTATGATCGCTTCGCCGTCCTCCTTCACGAACGTGCCGATATCGGGGTTGGGCAGAATTTCGAGAACGGCTTCCGACGGGCGGCAGAGGCGGACGCCAAGTGGCGTCACGACGATCGGTCTGTTGATGAGAATGGGATATTGCATCATGAGGTCGATAAGCTCGTCGTCCGTCCATTTCGGGTCGGAGAGACCGAGTTCGCCGTAAGGTGTTCCCTTTTCTCGCAGCAGGTCGCGGGGGCGCATGTCCATCGCCAAAAGCAGTTGGACCAGCTTTTCGCGGGTCGGCGGCTCTTTCAAATATTCGATGATGTGCGGTTCTTCTCCGCTCTGACGGATCATGGCAAGCGTATTGCGCGAGGTTCCGCAGGCAGGATTGTGATAAATCGCGATGCTCATATCTTCACTCGGATAGTACGGATTGCGCTGACGGTTCCTGCCTGGATTTTTCTGTGCCAATCAGCCAAGCGCAAACAGGAAGGGCGGCAAGAGCCCCAATTATTTGTGCAGTGACAAATAGCGGGACATCGGCGGGCCTTATGCCCGCAAACGTATCGGATAGAGCGCGCGCGAGCGTGACGGCGGGATTTGCGAATGACGTTGACGCCGTAAACCAATACGCAGCGGTGATGTAAAGACCGACCGCGACAGGGACGAAATCGGTTTTTGCTTTGCGCGTCAGAAGGATGATCGTGAGAAGGCCGAATGTTGCGACAACTTCCGAAAAAAATTGTCCACTTCCCGTTCTGACTTTCGTCGAAAGCTCCATCAAGGGCAGGTCGAACATGAGATGTGCGGCAGCCACTCCCGTTGCCGCTCCCGCTATCTGTGCCGAGACATAGGCAAGCGCAAGTTTCGTTCCGATTTCTTTCCTGACGAAGAGAGCGAGCGTGACGGCGGGATTGAAGTGAGCGCCCGAGACGGGCGCGAGAATTGTTATGATGACTATGAGGATCGCGCCTGTTGGCAGGGTGTTGCCAAGCAATGCCAGCGCTTCATTCCCGCCCGCAAGCCGCTCGCCCATGATGCCGGAGCCGATGACGGTCGCGAGCAAGAAGGCGCTGCCGAGAAATTCAGCGCCCACTTTTCGGCTGCAGGCACTGCCTGTCATGGCGCCTCGGTCTTCGTGTGCGGGACGGTCTGGTGATTTTGCAACGACAGTTCAAGCGAGCGAAGTGGCAGGCTTGTGAACTTGCAAGGCCGGTCTGCGCTCATCGCGCCCTTTCCTTCGGTTTACAAAGGACCCGGCCTTTTTTCATGGTCGTCCCGCAAAACTCAGGATGGCCCTGACAACAGTCTTCCGTCAGATAGGTCAGGAGCTGGCGCATCCCGTCGACGAGCA includes:
- the argH gene encoding argininosuccinate lyase, translating into MTDKPANTMWGGRFAMSPAEIMQEINASIGFDKQLAPQDIRGSKAHAAMLAEAGIITKSDAREIAKGLDKIKAEIDAGTFEFSRALEDVHMNVENRLKELIGPAAGRLHTARSRNDQVATDFRLFVRDAIDGIDEALANVQQALAEKAEAHAATVMPGFTHLQPAQPVTFGHHLLAYVEMIARDRGRFADARKRLNESPLGSAALAGTSFPIDREQTAQALGFDRPMANSLDGVSDRDFALEALAAATITAVHFSRLAEEIVIWMTPQFGFVKLSDRFTTGSSIMPQKRNPDAAELARAKVGRIAAAFQGLVIVMKGLPLAYSKDMQEDKETTFDAFSSLRLVMAAMAGMIADLEPNAEAMRAAAGRGYSTATDLADWLVRELKMPFRDAHHVTGTIVKAAEAKGVDLDQLSLTDMQAVEPRITKAVFSVLSVENSVKSRTSYGGTAPQNVAKMARQWLRRLEKARGKV
- the lysA gene encoding diaminopimelate decarboxylase — translated: MHHFQYKSGILHAEDVSLARIAAEVGTPFYCYSTATLVRHYEVLARAFKGQDALICFAVKANSNQAVLTTMARRGAGMDVVSEGELRRARAAGVPASKIIFAGVGKTRGEMAYALEEGIHGFNVESEPELHALSDVATAIGRTASIAIRVNPDVDAKTHAKISTGKAENKFGVPYEDARRLYAEAAKLPGIKISGIHMHIGSQITDLAPFRDAFRLLADLARDLKADGIALEHLDIGGGLGIPYRGANDIPPTPDEYAAVVKDALGGLGLKLVLEPGRMIVGNAGVLVTQVVYVKEGTDKTFTIVDAAMNDLIRPTLYEAYHDVWPVNEACSDMSPMQQDIVGPVCETGDFLAEDRALPPVAPTDLLAVMSAGAYGAVMSSTYNSRLLLPEVLVDGDRYAVVRPRPTYDDLIGADHLPPWLLSEG
- a CDS encoding LPS translocon maturation chaperone LptM, with translation MAVLSRSTKSWVAVALVGAACAGFAGCGVKGPLEPPPAAKAAGDAKLPDAHAAGENSDAPPKPHESFILDPLLR
- a CDS encoding type II toxin-antitoxin system HicB family antitoxin, with amino-acid sequence MNTYFAIVHKDPDSSFGISFPDLPGCFSAADSEDDLLVQAQLALTLFASDQDELPKSRSVSDLLEDPSIKTDVANGAFFIAIPLINASRKARYNLMLDTDLVAGIDRTARAVGMNRSEFVSEAIAVRLGEQVGAVVSRKVGMQTKSEVTSKKVSSAASMVLRSKTATKAEKSVAASALTQTGSPKETTSKKVASAASKILHDPKASKAAKSVAASALTQKTKKK
- a CDS encoding TlpA family protein disulfide reductase yields the protein MTANGAGGPQKALWTVALSALVGFGAVYVIGGGLGNAGPEKSVTAAQDLSPPKAEPSAGSSSKLGEMAAFVTKKTPEPLPDITFQDADGKDVKLSSLKGKTILLNLWATWCEPCREEMPALDRLQKELGGDKFEVVALSLDRKGYDASRKFLTDMKVDNLTLYVDPSAKQGMALKLLGMPTTILINKDGLEVGRLAGPAKWDSDDAKKLIEAATN
- a CDS encoding type II toxin-antitoxin system HicA family toxin, which gives rise to MERNSRKILARLKQDGWLLVSIEGSHHKLRHADTGKTVIVPHPRRDLPTGTARAIAKHVGWL
- the dapD gene encoding 2,3,4,5-tetrahydropyridine-2,6-dicarboxylate N-succinyltransferase, with amino-acid sequence MAHDDLKKTIETAWEARDGISFDTKGAVRDAVETALDLLDKGEARVAEKTDGTWVVNQWLKKAVLLSFRLNDMEMIPGGPAGSFYWDKVPPKFAGWTEADFRKGGFRVLPGAIVRRSAYIAPGAVLLPSFVNLGAYVGSGTMVDTWATVGSCAQIGKNCHISGGAGIGGVLEPLQAGPVVIEDNCFIGARAEVAEGVQVGEGSVLSMGVYIGASTTIIDRATGEKMFGKVPPYSVIVSGTMPGKPLPNGEPGPNLYCAVIVKRVDEKTRSKTSINELLRD